The following proteins are encoded in a genomic region of Oncorhynchus kisutch isolate 150728-3 linkage group LG4, Okis_V2, whole genome shotgun sequence:
- the LOC109890019 gene encoding girdin isoform X2, which produces MGSEVFTPLLEQFLLTPLVAWVKAAGHSSGNDGTKLSEYIELVDGIYLNEIMLEINPKATVQRTNKKVNNDSTLRIQNLSILIRQIKSYYQEILQQLVMMPLPNVLVLGRNPLSEQGLEEMRKLLLLLLGCAVQCEKKEEYIERIQTLDFDTKAAIASHIQEVTHNQENVVDLQWLDGGELPPEDLDSFSRNMAFHLKRIVDERDDQLETIVELTQERDCGLYSPQPFCAQSPNDSPSMRRTESRQHLSVELADAKAKIRRLRQELEEKSEQLLDCRQELDNMETENKRVQQESLQLLSDARSARAYRDELDALREKAVRVDKLESEVGRYKERLYDIEFYKARVEELKEDNQVLLETKAMLEDQLEGTRARSDKLHELEKESLQLKSKIHDMEMDRDMDRKRIEELLEENLVLEMAQKQSMDESLHLGWELQQLSMTPDLTEVPQKSLGHEVNELTSSRLLKLEKENQTLLKTVEELRGSASKHVPARLLKADKENQRLTQRLVQLESELNTERESLHSAEHLGTDLMKEKALLEKTLETLRENSERQVKGLEQENEHLTNTVSSLRQRSQVGPEARVKDVEKENRVLHESIRETSSKLNKLEFERKQLRKDLAVYKEKGERTEELEVEAQRLERENEALQKRVASLGITCDKVASLEKENAELEAEGRRLKKNVEGLRSTSFQLEALEKENAQLDEENLKLRRAAEVLRSAGNKAAQLELENRELESERSQLKRSLELLKASSRKTERLEVSYQGLDTENQRLQKSLENSSRKIQQLEGELQDVEQENQSLQRSLEELKISSKRLEQLEQENKTLEQESSQLEKDKKQLEKENKRLRQQAEIRDSKLDEDNLRISHLEKENRSLGKEMTSFKDSCNRLKDLEKENKELVKQATIDKKTLVTLREELVSEKLRTQQMNNDLEKLTHELEKIGLNKERLLQAEQSSDDDRYKLLEFKLESTLKSSLEIKEEKIAALEARLQESSNLNQQLRQELKTVKKNYEALRQREEEEERMVQSSPPRGGDREDSQAVNKWEKESHETTRELLKVKDRLIEVERNNATLQAEKQALHTNLKQLETQSSNLQAQILALQRQTASLQENNTTLQTQNAKLQVENSTLNSQSGALMAQNAQLATQQSSTENEKEGAMRDREDLRSTYEMLLRDHEKLAALHERQASEYEGLIGKHGGLKSSHKSLESQHRDLEDRYNQLLRQKDQLEELEKQLKSEQEKMLSENKSHEATAADYHKLKEENERLNMAHRQLVKDNEGLQADHKNLKSQMNGAKLEQTRMEAEFSKLKEQYQQLDITSTKLTNQCELLSQLKGNLEEENRHLLDQIQTLMLQNRTLLEQTMESKDLFHVEQRQYIDKLNELRRQKEKLEEKIMDQYKFYDPSPPRRRGNWITLKMKKLIKPRSRERMRSLTLTPTRSESSEGFLGLPLDSQDSSSIGSGSNSLDDTLTHKRSSTLKRLPFMRTRSKEKDKEKAIYRRSMSMNDLLQTMALAGGQWAGSTENLEAPVETNGGSGTRRMKGLGSMAYSTNAINYATLTLPSGSRAKRSLKIKDNASCEDVPASSDDPIGVKGQASRPSSLHSIKTISSNSNNNSHFSPLQTKGTLNGNLSRPHSESSGEFSLSLDQEEWSSGSSPVQQPLSRSSHQSPMLLRRSLDPQARKKTSNSSGSASEVVSLQQFLEESTDPAESGSQENLTVESPRLSGGAEHVQRDRAERGSTSCTGTKGRGILRSASGKAAPVHSDSRPPRGGQPGRPSLRKAESTRVKGTVQPRVGLSSQSKAMSVSERLDISSTSFSTLPRASSVISTAEGSTRRTSIHDLLSKDARQPVSVDHSPSSKASPRSSTTPSEYPPTSNPSQHPNHQSIPLDPALVPLSLPKSVSMPCTGSQQPPNSKETDLSSLESFFGKSFTVESVFMDSIFSEPTFTGAKSHTFLSLNTSLVSNISGPPGKTHPQPNSVQTAQNQPNGQKSCPPDQNGEQEVMDTNHVLDADQSPSQPLSPEDQQSLWYEYGCV; this is translated from the exons GTGACCCACAACCAGGAGAATGTTGTGGACCTGCAGTGGCTGGATGGGGGCGAGCTGCCCCCAGAGGACCTGGACTCCTTCTCCAGGAACATGGCCTTCCATCTCAAACGCATAGTGGACGAGAGAGACGACCAGCTGGAG ACCATCGTGGAGCTGACCCAGGAGAGGGACTGTGGACTGTACTCTCCCCAGCCGTTCTGCGCCCAGTCGCCCAACGACTCGCCCAGCATGCGCCGCACAGAGAGCCGGCAGCACCTGTCTGTGGAGCTGGCCGACGCCAAGGCCAAGATCAGACGTCTGCGCCAGGAGCT ggaggagaagagtgagcAGCTGCTGGACTGCAGACAGGAACTGGACAACATGGAGACTGAAAATAAGAGGGTTCAGCAAGAG AGCCTGCAGTTGTTGTCGGACGCCCGTTCTGCCAGGGCATATCGTGACGAGCTGGACGCTCTGAGGGAGAAGGCCGTCAGAGTGGACAAGCTGGAGAGTGAAGTGGGACGCTACAAGGAGAGGCTCTACGACATTGAGTTCTACAAAGCCAGAGTAGAG GAGCTGAAGGAGGACAACCAGGTTCTGCTGGAGACCAAGGCCATGCTAGAGGACCAGCTGGAAGGAACCAGGGCTCGCTCTGACAAACTCCACGAGCTGGAGAAAGAGAGCCTGCAGCTCAAATCCAAGATCCACGACATGGAAATG gACCGGGACATGGACAGGAAGCGTATTGAGGAGCTGCTAGAGGAGAACCTAGTCCTGGAGATGGCCCAGAAACAGAGCATGGACGAGTCTCTCCACCTGGGGTGGGAACTACAGCAGCTCTCCATGACCCCTGACCTGACAGAGG TGCCTCAGAAGTCCCTGGGCCACGAGGTGAATGAGCTGACATCCAGCCGGCTGCtgaagctggagaaggagaacCAGACCCTGCTGAAGACTGTGGAGGAGCTGAGAGGTTCTGCCAGCAAACACGTCCCTGCACGTCTCCTCAAGGCCGACAAGGAGAACCAGAGGCTCACCCAGAGG CTGGTGcagctggagagtgagctgaacacagaaagggagagtCTGCACAGTGCAGAGCATCTTGGCACCGACCTGATGAAGGAGAAGGCTCTGCTGGAGAAAACCCTGGAGACGCTGAGGGAGAATTCTgagagacag GTGAAAGGCCTGGAGCAAGAGAACGAGCATCTGACCAATACCGTCTCGTCGCTGAGGCAACGCTCCCAGGTGGGCCCTGAGGCGCGGGTCAAAGACGTGGAGAAGGAGAACCGCGTGCTGCACGAGTCCATCCGGGAGACCAGCTCCAAGCTCAACAAGCTGGAGTTTGAGCGTAAGCAGCTGCGTAAGGACCTGGCGGTGTACAAGGAGAAGGgcgagaggacagaggagctggAGGTGGAGGCGCAGCGGCTGGAGAGGGAGAACGAGGCCCTGCAGAAGCGAGTAGCCAGCCTGGGCATCACCTGTGACAAG GTGGCGTCTCTGGAGAAGGAGAACGCAGAGCTTGAGGCTGAGGGCCGTCGTTTGAAGAAGAACGTGGAAGGCCTGCGgagcacctccttccagctgGAGGCCCTGGAGAAGGAGAATGCCCAGCTGGACGAGGAGAACCTGAAGCTCCGCAGGGCTGCAGAGGTGCTCCGCTCGGCCGGGAACAAGGCGGCTCAGCTGGAACTGGAGAACCGGGAGCTGGAGAGCGAGAGGAGCCAGCTGAAGAGAAGCCTGGAGCTGCTCAAAGCCTCCTCCAGGAAGACGGAGAGGCTGGAGGTGAGCTACCAGGGCCTGGACACAGAGAACCAGCGGCTGCAGAAATCCCTAGAGAACAGCAGCCGCAAGATCCAGCAGCTAGAGGGGGAGCTGCAGGACGTAGAACAGGAGAACCAGAGTCTGCAGAGGAGCCTGGAGGAACTGAAGATCTCCAGCAAACGTCTGGAGCAGCTGGAGCAGGAGAATAAGACTCTGGAGCAGGAGAGCTCTCAGCTGGAGAAGGACAAGAAGCAGCTGGAGAAGGAAAACAAGAGGCTGAGACAGCAGGCGGAGATCAGGGACTCCAAGCTGGACGAGGACAACCTGAGGATCAGCCACCTGGAGAAGGAGAACCGCTCACTGGGCAAGGAGATGACCTCCTTCAAGGACTCCTGCAACCGCCTTAAAGACCTGGAGAAGGAGAACAAAGAGCTGGTCAAACAGGCCACTATAGATAAGAAGACCCTGGTCACTCTGCGAGAG GAACTGGTGAGTGAGAAACTGAGGACTCAGCAGATGAACAATGATCTTGAGAAACTGACCCACGAGCTGGAGAAGATAGGCCTTAACAAGGAGAGGTTGCTGCAGGCCGAGCAGAGCTCTGACGacgacag GTACAAGCTGCTGGAGTTCAAGCTAGAGTCCACTCTCAAGTCTTCTCTGGAGATCAAGGAGGAGAAGATAGCTGCCTTGGAGGCCAGACTGCAGGAGTCCTCTAACCTCAACCAACAACTGCGCCAGGAGCTTAAAACT GTGAAGAAAAACTATGAGGCCCTgcgacagagggaggaggaggaggagaggatggtgcAGAGCTCACCCCCcagaggaggggacagggaggaCTCTCAGGCCGTCAACAAGTGGGAGAAGGAGAGCCACGAGACCACCCGGGAACTGCTCAAGGTCAAAGACCGCCTCATTGAGGTGGAGAGGAAC AATGCCACCCTCCAGGCAGAGAAGCAGGCCCTGCATACCAACCTGAAGCAGCTAGAGACCCAGAGCAGTAACCTGCAGGCCCAGATTCTGGCTCTGCAGAGACAGACTGCATCTCTACAGGagaacaacaccacactacagaccCAGAACGCCAAACTCCAG GTTGAGAACTCAACGCTGAACTCCCAGAGTGGCGCTCTCATGGCCCAGAATGCCCAACTGGCGACGCAGCAGTCCAGTACGGAGAACGAGAAGGAGGGGGCGATGAGGGACAGGGAAGACCTGAGGTCCACCTATGAGATGCTGCTAAGGGACCATGAGAAACTGGCTGCCCTGCATGAGAGACAGGCCTCCGAGTACGAGGGCCTCATCGGCAAACATGGAGGCCTGAAAAGTTCCCACAAGAGTCTAGAGTCACAGCACAGAGACCTGGAGGACAG GTATAACCAGCTGCTGAGGCAGAAGGATCAGCTGGAGGAGCTGGAGAAACAGCTGAAGTCAGAGCAGGAGAAGATGCTGTCTGAGAACAAGAGCCACGAGGCCACGGCTGCAGACTACCACAAACTGAAGGAGGAGAATGAAAG GCTGAACATGGCACACCGTCAGCTGGTGAAGGATAATGAGGGCCTGCAGGCCGACCATAAGAACCTGAAGAGCCAGATGAACGGTGCCAAGCTGGAACAGACCCGCATGGAGGCAGAGTTCTCCAAACTCAAAGAGCAGTACCAGCAGCTGGACATCACCTCCACCAAGCTCACTAACCAGTGTGAG TTGCTGAGTCAGTTGAAAGGGAACCTGGAGGAGGAGAACCGTCACCTGCTGGACCAGATCCAGACCCTGATGCTGCAGAACCGCACCCTGCTAGAACAGACAATGGAGAGCAAGGACCTGTTCCACGTAGAACAGAGACAGTACAT AGACAAGCTGAACGAGttgaggagacagaaggagaagcTGGAGGAGAAGATCATGGATCAGTATAAGTTCTACGACCCCTCACCTCCACGGAG ACGAGGGAATTGGATCACCCTGAAGATGAAGAAGCTGATCAAGCCGAGGAGTCGGGAGCGGATGCGTTCCCTGACGCTGACTCCCACACGCTCCGAGTCCAGCGAGGGCTTCCTGGGGCTTCCTCTGGACAGCCAGGACTCCTCCTCCATAGGCTCTGGCTCCAACTCCCTGGACGACACGCTAACACACAAGAGGAGCAGCA CTCTGAAAAGGTTGCCCTTTATGAGGACCAGATCGaaggagaaagacaaagagaaggCCATCTACCGCCGGTCCATGT CTATGAACGACTTGCTACAGACCATGGCGCTGGCGGGGGGTCAGTGGGCAGGCAGCACAGAGAACCTGGAGGCGCCCGTCGAGACCAACGGGGGCAGCGGTACCCGGCGAATGAAAGGGCTGGGTTCCATGGCCTACTCCACCAACGCTATCAACTACGCCACACTCACCCTGCCTTCAGGCAGCAGGGCCAAGAGGAGCCTGAAGATCAAAG ACAACGCTTCCTGTGAAGATGTTCCAGCATCCTCAGACGACCCCATTGGTGTCAAAGGGCAAG CCTCCAGACCCTCCAGCCTCCATAGTATCAAGACCATCAGTAGTAATAGCAATAATAACTCCCACTTCTCTCCACTCCAGACCAAAG GCACGTTGAACGGAAACCTCAGCAGGCCCCACAGTGAGAGCAGTGGGGAGTTCAGCCTCAGTCTGGACCAGGAGGAGTGGTCCAGCGGGAGCAGCCCTGTCCAGCAGCCCCTGTCCCGCTCCTCTCACCAGAGCCCCATGCTGCTGCGGAGGTCCCTGGACCCCCAGGCCAGGAAGAAGACGAGCAACTCCTCGGGCAGCGCCAGTGAAGTGGTCTCTCTACAGCAGTTCCTAGAGGAGAGCACCGACCCTGCAGAG tcTGGCAGCCAAGAGAATCTGACCGTTGAGTCTCCCCGCCTCTCTGGAGGCGCTGAGCATGTGCAGAGGGACAGGGCTGAGCGAGGCTCCACCTCCTGCACCGGCACTAAGGGGCGGGGCATCCTGCGCTCAGCCAGTGGGAAGGCAGCGCCAGTGCACTCAGACAGCCGCCCCCCAAGGGGTGGCCAACCAGGTCGTCCCAGTCTACGGAAGGCAGAGAGTACGCGTGTGAAGGGCACGGTCCAGCCCCGGGTCGGCCTCTCCTCCCAGAGTAAAGCCATGTCTGTGTCTGAGCGTCTGGacatctcctccacctccttctccacgCTGCCCCGGGCCAGCAGCGTCATCTCCACAGCTGAGGGCTCCACGCGTCGGACCAGCATACACGACCTGCTGTCCAAAGACGCCCGGCAGCCCGTGTCTGTGGACCACTCACCCTCCTCAAAGGCCTCGCCTCGCTCCTCCACCACGCCCAGTGAGTACCCCCCAACCAGTAACCCCTCACAACACCCCAATCACCAGTCCATCCCCCTAGACCCAGCCCTTGTGCCCCTGTCCCTGCCCAAGTCAGTCAGTATGCCCTGCACGGGCAGTCAGCAACCCCCCAATAGTAAGGAAACTGATCTCTCTAGCCTGGAGTCCTTTTTTGGAAAGTCCTTCACAGTAGAGTCAGTGTTTATGGACTCCATCTTCAGCGAGCCAACCTTCACAGGGGCCAAGAGCCATACCTTCCTCTCCCTCAACACCTCCCTGGTCAGTAACATCAGTGGTCCCCCAGGCAAAACCCACCCCCAGCCCAACTCTGTTCAAACTGCCCAGAACCAACCAAATGGGCAAAAGTCCTGCCCACCTGACCAGAATGGGGAACAGGAGGTAATGGACACCAATCATGTACTCGATGCTGACCAATCCCCATCCCAACCCCTTAGCCCAGAGGACCAACAATCATTGTGGTATGAGTATGGCTGTGTCTGA